The following proteins are co-located in the Nonlabens ponticola genome:
- a CDS encoding helix-turn-helix domain-containing protein produces MSYRENGNKDLKIINEVLEQNDFEIIVSQEDILTENIKHKLIELLNDLPIKDNKVFSKYLSDILNTDYSKISKVFSYTTGKTIEQYFINLKIEKVKELIQSNQYNFTEISQLIGYSSVGNLSAQFKKHTGKSLTEYKNMNKNFRKSLDKI; encoded by the coding sequence ATGTCTTATCGAGAGAATGGTAATAAGGATTTAAAAATTATAAATGAGGTTCTAGAACAAAATGATTTTGAAATTATAGTTTCTCAGGAAGATATTTTAACTGAAAACATAAAGCATAAACTCATAGAACTATTGAACGACTTACCTATTAAGGATAACAAGGTATTTTCAAAATATCTATCAGATATTCTTAATACTGATTACAGTAAAATATCAAAAGTGTTTTCTTATACCACTGGAAAAACCATTGAACAGTATTTCATCAATCTTAAGATTGAAAAAGTGAAGGAACTAATTCAATCCAATCAATACAATTTTACAGAGATAAGCCAGCTCATAGGATATTCGAGCGTTGGAAATCTGAGTGCACAGTTCAAAAAACATACTGGAAAAAGTTTAACTGAGTATAAAAATATGAACAAGAATTTTAGGAAATCATTAGACAAAATTTAA
- a CDS encoding TolC family protein, producing the protein MKNIKIIICLLFISAFAKAQQLQSYIDEAENNNPEIQAFELRYNIAEEKVNEANWLPNTEVSAGYFVSEPETRVGAQRARIGVKQMLPWFGTVTARENYATSMAEAEYVEITIAKRKLALSVAQSYYRLYETRAKQKVLDENIQLLKTYERLALTSVEVGKASAVDVLRLQIRQNELQQQREVLEEEFGAEQTTFNNLLNRDENSTVEIVAIMEIPEDDPIYGTDALSLNPELLKYDKLYESVAQSELLNQRESLPMVGFGVDYLPVSERTDMNPIDNGKDVLMPMVSVSIPIFNNRYKSISRQNELRQQEIETQKEQRLNVLESAFAKAISQRNQARIKFNTQSKNLKQAKDAEQILIKNYETGTIDFNDVLDIQELQLRFQMNQIESVRTYLTQQAIINYLTN; encoded by the coding sequence ATGAAAAATATAAAAATCATAATCTGTCTTTTGTTTATTTCCGCTTTCGCGAAAGCGCAACAATTACAATCCTATATTGATGAAGCAGAAAATAATAATCCAGAGATTCAGGCTTTTGAATTGCGCTACAATATTGCCGAAGAAAAGGTCAATGAAGCAAACTGGTTACCCAATACTGAAGTAAGCGCAGGCTATTTTGTAAGTGAGCCAGAAACAAGGGTGGGCGCACAACGAGCACGGATAGGCGTAAAACAGATGTTGCCCTGGTTTGGTACCGTTACCGCACGTGAAAATTATGCGACTTCAATGGCCGAAGCTGAATACGTGGAAATCACAATCGCCAAACGAAAATTGGCGCTATCAGTAGCGCAATCCTATTACAGGTTGTATGAAACAAGAGCAAAGCAAAAGGTACTCGACGAGAACATCCAACTATTAAAAACTTATGAGCGTCTTGCACTGACTTCGGTAGAAGTGGGCAAGGCATCTGCCGTAGATGTATTGCGATTACAGATTCGTCAAAATGAATTACAGCAGCAAAGAGAGGTATTGGAAGAGGAATTTGGCGCAGAACAAACAACCTTCAATAATCTTCTAAATCGGGATGAAAATAGCACGGTTGAAATAGTTGCAATAATGGAAATTCCAGAGGATGACCCCATATACGGAACAGACGCACTATCGCTCAATCCTGAACTGCTCAAGTACGATAAATTGTACGAATCCGTAGCACAATCAGAATTGCTCAATCAACGCGAGAGCCTACCTATGGTTGGCTTTGGTGTGGATTATCTACCGGTAAGCGAGCGTACCGATATGAACCCTATAGACAATGGAAAAGATGTATTGATGCCTATGGTTTCGGTTTCCATTCCCATTTTTAACAATAGGTACAAGTCCATTTCAAGGCAAAATGAGCTACGCCAACAGGAAATCGAAACTCAAAAAGAGCAACGATTGAATGTTTTGGAATCCGCTTTCGCGAAAGCGATATCCCAACGCAATCAGGCCCGAATTAAATTTAATACTCAGAGTAAGAATTTAAAGCAGGCCAAAGATGCCGAGCAAATTCTAATCAAGAATTATGAAACGGGAACGATAGATTTTAACGATGTGCTCGATATACAGGAACTGCAATTAAGATTTCAGATGAATCAGATAGAATCGGTTCGGACGTATTTAACTCAACAAGCCATCATTAATTATTTGACTAACTAA